The following are encoded together in the Alteromonas gilva genome:
- a CDS encoding sensor histidine kinase, giving the protein MRFKLSGLTELWRGLWLLFTLFVCVSTYRFIYSDDIAQVKRELGTIQNSQTNQAALLINRKLSLVGTLIKLFKHELGLINPSPQNIEQAFVTMFEVYPDILQVRWIGMSGNEKIRIDQRHTGELISVQPTQLQNKWNRYYVKEGLNLRPDEVFISQIDLNIENGLVQLPHQPTLRAVMLAEQAELGRGLLVINFDLRSLVANLTALNEDNSNLLIAAGTNRWIVHPDPDRLWHPDLGLTGAGIAADEPALWARLSQHQELLGNVLGNRIYTALTLPSPYTGDNGLQPIYIVARTPEALLVEYRQRAKMTALMTALSVGLVGVAVLLLYVRYTVSLKNLNKALQLQRDKLRSSLAQQTTLIGELAESRKLSSLSVMVAGLAHELNTPVGATKLALSNQEILLKRLIEQKHAGLTKTAFDDYLTDSQLTMAQALKNNQRAIDLISTFKTLTFKRANDELCTFDACEQITDLLQSMKSIFKKHNADITNLCKTPVKLCGFPGAFSQIVQIIIINALEHAFDKTANATIEVDCAARNDDIVVIIGDNGKGIENTLIPKIFDPFFTTRRDDHHIGLGLHMAKLWIEQAFDGHIKVTKSHLGGAEFTLFFKQQILLPDSADLRNS; this is encoded by the coding sequence ATGCGCTTTAAATTGTCGGGACTGACTGAATTGTGGAGAGGGTTGTGGTTGCTGTTCACATTGTTTGTCTGCGTATCAACGTACCGGTTTATTTATAGTGATGATATCGCGCAAGTAAAGCGGGAACTGGGAACAATACAAAACAGTCAAACCAATCAGGCCGCACTTTTAATTAACCGCAAGCTCAGTTTAGTTGGCACGTTAATAAAACTGTTTAAGCACGAACTTGGCTTAATTAACCCTTCCCCACAAAATATTGAACAAGCCTTTGTGACCATGTTTGAAGTGTATCCCGACATTCTTCAGGTACGCTGGATTGGCATGTCTGGCAACGAAAAAATACGAATTGATCAACGCCACACCGGCGAGCTTATTAGTGTCCAACCTACCCAGTTGCAAAACAAATGGAATCGCTACTACGTTAAAGAAGGGCTCAATTTGCGCCCCGACGAGGTCTTTATTTCGCAGATTGATCTCAACATTGAAAATGGACTGGTCCAGCTTCCACACCAGCCGACATTACGCGCGGTGATGCTGGCTGAGCAAGCAGAACTCGGCCGGGGGCTGTTAGTCATTAATTTTGATCTGCGCTCGTTAGTGGCAAATTTAACCGCACTCAATGAGGATAACAGCAATTTACTGATCGCTGCTGGCACTAATCGATGGATTGTACATCCGGATCCAGACCGGCTCTGGCACCCCGATCTGGGTTTAACGGGAGCCGGTATCGCTGCCGATGAACCCGCACTTTGGGCACGGTTGTCCCAACATCAAGAGTTATTAGGTAACGTACTCGGCAACCGTATCTATACTGCGCTAACCTTACCGTCACCCTACACTGGGGACAATGGACTGCAGCCGATATACATTGTCGCCAGAACCCCCGAAGCGCTGCTAGTAGAATATCGTCAACGAGCCAAAATGACAGCTCTGATGACTGCCCTGTCGGTTGGCTTAGTTGGGGTCGCCGTATTGCTGCTGTACGTGCGCTATACGGTATCACTTAAAAACCTGAATAAAGCCCTGCAGCTGCAGCGCGATAAACTACGCAGTAGCCTCGCGCAACAAACAACACTCATCGGTGAATTGGCAGAATCAAGAAAACTGTCATCACTAAGCGTTATGGTTGCCGGTCTGGCCCATGAACTCAATACGCCGGTGGGCGCCACTAAACTGGCGTTGTCTAATCAGGAAATATTGCTAAAAAGACTCATCGAGCAAAAACACGCCGGGCTCACTAAAACGGCATTTGACGATTACTTAACTGATTCACAACTAACCATGGCGCAGGCGCTTAAAAACAATCAACGAGCGATAGATTTAATCTCCACCTTCAAAACATTGACCTTCAAGCGCGCAAACGATGAGCTGTGTACTTTTGATGCGTGTGAACAAATCACTGATTTATTGCAGTCGATGAAGAGTATCTTTAAAAAGCACAACGCTGACATCACCAATCTGTGTAAAACACCGGTAAAACTGTGTGGCTTTCCAGGTGCCTTCAGCCAAATCGTCCAAATTATTATCATCAACGCCCTGGAACATGCTTTTGATAAAACGGCCAACGCCACTATCGAGGTTGATTGCGCTGCGCGCAACGACGATATCGTGGTGATCATTGGCGATAACGGCAAAGGTATCGAGAACACATTGATACCCAAGATATTCGACCCATTTTTTACTACCCGGCGTGACGACCACCACATAGGTCTCGGTTTACATATGGCGAAGCTCTGGATTGAGCAGGCCTTTGATGGCCATATTAAGGTGACAAAATCGCACTTGGGCGGCGCAGAGTTCACGCTGTTTTTTAAGCAACAAATACTGTTACCAGACTCAGCTGATCTGAGAAATAGCTAA
- a CDS encoding pyridine nucleotide transhydrogenase, with the protein MRKVVLASLMFVGANLAHADTGNDKAFSCMDTKTFEINSTCMVDTISNNMHFKAAQHDIVETANANSSQNAMATMTFNVEEMTIDIVAHRDALLVRNTPKQ; encoded by the coding sequence ATGCGTAAAGTAGTCTTAGCATCACTGATGTTCGTTGGAGCTAATCTGGCGCATGCTGACACTGGTAACGATAAAGCATTTTCTTGTATGGATACAAAGACATTCGAAATTAACAGCACGTGTATGGTTGATACTATTAGTAACAACATGCACTTTAAAGCCGCTCAACATGATATTGTTGAAACAGCCAATGCCAATAGCAGCCAGAATGCGATGGCAACTATGACTTTTAATGTCGAAGAAATGACTATCGATATCGTTGCTCACCGCGATGCGTTACTAGTACGTAATACGCCAAAGCAATAG
- the fabR gene encoding HTH-type transcriptional repressor FabR — protein MSRQEQKQKTRQNIIAAAFQLLNENRTLSAISLREVAREAGIAPTSFYRHFKDMDELGLTLVDEAGLALRQLMRQARRRIASGGGVIDTSVDTFMEFIAANSNVFRLLLREHTGTSAAYRLAVSREIQHFTDELSDYIIEQLRIPYDVAVLQAEAMVRLVFSAGADALEADTILRNAISNRLKRQLRFIQLGSLAYLQSLPDTPGV, from the coding sequence TTGAGCCGTCAGGAACAAAAGCAAAAAACCCGGCAAAATATTATTGCTGCCGCATTTCAATTACTTAATGAGAACCGGACGCTTTCGGCTATTAGTTTACGTGAAGTCGCCAGAGAAGCCGGTATTGCCCCCACCTCGTTTTATCGTCATTTTAAAGATATGGATGAGTTAGGGCTGACCCTGGTGGATGAAGCTGGTTTGGCATTGCGGCAACTCATGCGCCAGGCCCGGCGTCGAATTGCTTCCGGTGGCGGCGTGATAGATACATCGGTTGATACCTTTATGGAGTTTATCGCGGCTAACAGTAATGTATTCAGATTATTGCTGCGCGAGCATACTGGCACTTCTGCAGCGTATCGGTTAGCCGTATCACGCGAAATACAACACTTTACCGATGAGCTCAGTGATTACATTATTGAGCAACTGCGCATTCCCTATGATGTTGCAGTGCTGCAGGCCGAAGCAATGGTCAGGCTGGTTTTTAGTGCCGGCGCTGATGCGTTGGAAGCAGACACCATACTGCGCAACGCCATAAGTAATCGCTTAAAGCGTCAGTTACGTTTTATCCAGTTAGGCAGTCTGGCTTATTTGCAGTCATTGCCAGACACCCCCGGCGTCTAA
- a CDS encoding EAL domain-containing protein — protein MSELFEFSEPEDLSSTRLDSWKVLSVEDDSAYQDVLGLALQDLQYQERGIELLKANSAAAAASILSARDDISLILLDVVMETDDAGLFLIETIRNVIGNSIIRIVMLTGQPGVMPRNEAIHEYDIAEYWNKTDLHADRLKSVVISNLRTWQTSYQLQVAKRGLQMIVDASRSLTPKQNTKEFANTVLEAITRVINIPNSGGIACIVKSKSDSVEMAPIVAASKHFKSLIEARLEHLFKLFTTQHQRRVKKAIYSAWQNQQHAFDGNFSILYFDTSEYDGQQYLMYVDSPLNLDTSHLKLLQVFSENISSGFVNQALMSRLSELAYLDSATGMHNRNWLVRELNQQTTGCRSQTTLVLFRLLNYESTEMVLGHTYATTILKAFSDAVETHFPEHYLSAVWDQETIALVFKTGHQPPITDLEAFRAEPIKMDYLDIQLQSQIGLLDFSDVSAHNLNQVLVLANQALNKAKLNGELVVKFDDAMMQRLVKRTQILSELKQALIAKDGFFMVLQPKVKLTTGEPVGFEALLRWRTLNGELCPPNEFIPIAEASGLSLEIAELVLHQTIAAIQRLMGAGYCLPISFNLANSDITSAVIFNAIHRVIDNQSIPPEMLDIEVTESQSTQDYSVINPILRSLIDKGVGVSIDDFGTGYSSLSQLTELAATTIKVDQKFVRDLSAKQNGNAIHIVQMISKLAERFKFNMVAEGVETEQQRQLLIDNKYEIAQGYLFARPMPVEDALIWLGSQSEQGRSSSD, from the coding sequence ATGAGCGAACTGTTTGAATTTAGTGAACCTGAGGACCTATCTTCGACCAGGCTGGATAGTTGGAAAGTACTGAGTGTTGAAGATGATAGCGCGTACCAGGACGTGTTGGGGCTGGCGTTACAAGACTTACAATATCAGGAACGCGGCATAGAGTTGCTTAAAGCTAACTCGGCGGCAGCGGCTGCTAGCATACTCTCTGCACGAGACGATATCAGCCTGATACTACTTGATGTGGTAATGGAAACCGACGATGCCGGGTTGTTTCTCATTGAGACCATACGCAATGTTATTGGCAATAGCATAATACGCATTGTGATGCTTACCGGCCAGCCTGGCGTGATGCCCCGTAACGAAGCTATCCATGAGTACGACATTGCCGAATACTGGAATAAGACAGATCTGCACGCTGACAGACTAAAAAGCGTGGTGATAAGTAACCTGCGCACCTGGCAAACTTCGTATCAACTGCAGGTAGCAAAGCGTGGCTTGCAAATGATTGTTGATGCATCCCGATCATTAACCCCCAAGCAAAACACTAAAGAATTTGCCAACACAGTTCTCGAAGCAATTACCCGGGTTATTAACATACCCAACTCTGGCGGTATCGCCTGTATCGTTAAGTCAAAATCCGATAGCGTTGAGATGGCCCCCATCGTGGCTGCCAGCAAACATTTTAAATCTTTAATTGAAGCCAGACTTGAGCACCTCTTTAAATTATTTACAACCCAGCATCAACGGAGGGTGAAAAAGGCCATTTACAGTGCCTGGCAAAACCAACAACACGCTTTCGATGGTAACTTTTCGATACTGTATTTCGATACCAGTGAATACGATGGCCAGCAGTACCTGATGTATGTCGACTCACCATTGAACCTTGATACCAGTCACCTAAAGCTACTACAGGTATTTTCTGAAAATATCAGCAGTGGTTTTGTCAATCAGGCGTTGATGAGCCGATTGAGCGAACTGGCTTATCTGGACAGCGCAACAGGTATGCATAACCGTAATTGGTTGGTCAGAGAGCTCAACCAGCAAACAACAGGTTGTCGCAGCCAAACAACGCTGGTGCTGTTCAGACTGCTTAATTACGAAAGCACAGAAATGGTACTGGGTCATACATACGCCACCACCATACTCAAAGCGTTCAGTGACGCGGTAGAAACACACTTTCCCGAACATTATCTGTCGGCGGTTTGGGACCAGGAGACTATAGCGTTGGTATTTAAAACCGGGCATCAGCCGCCAATTACCGACCTTGAGGCGTTTCGCGCTGAGCCGATTAAGATGGATTACCTAGATATACAACTGCAATCTCAAATTGGCCTGCTCGACTTTTCGGATGTCTCTGCGCACAATCTCAATCAGGTATTGGTACTGGCCAATCAGGCATTAAATAAAGCTAAACTTAACGGTGAACTCGTCGTTAAATTTGACGATGCGATGATGCAGCGCCTGGTCAAGCGAACGCAAATTTTATCCGAGCTAAAACAAGCGCTAATCGCCAAAGATGGCTTTTTTATGGTGTTGCAACCCAAGGTTAAATTAACGACCGGTGAACCTGTAGGTTTTGAAGCGCTGCTACGTTGGCGTACTCTCAATGGTGAGTTGTGTCCCCCCAATGAGTTTATTCCTATTGCCGAGGCATCCGGGCTGAGTCTGGAGATTGCCGAGCTGGTTCTGCATCAAACTATCGCCGCGATTCAACGGCTAATGGGGGCTGGCTACTGTCTGCCAATCTCCTTTAATTTAGCCAACAGTGATATTACCAGTGCAGTGATTTTTAATGCCATACATCGTGTCATCGACAATCAAAGTATCCCCCCCGAAATGTTGGACATTGAAGTAACCGAGAGTCAATCCACCCAGGATTACTCCGTCATTAACCCCATACTACGCAGCCTCATTGATAAAGGCGTTGGAGTGAGTATCGATGATTTTGGTACCGGCTATTCTTCTTTATCGCAACTAACGGAACTGGCCGCCACGACCATTAAGGTCGACCAGAAATTTGTACGTGACTTATCGGCCAAGCAAAACGGTAACGCGATACATATTGTTCAAATGATTAGCAAACTGGCAGAACGATTTAAATTTAATATGGTTGCCGAAGGCGTGGAAACAGAGCAACAACGCCAGTTACTTATTGATAATAAATATGAAATTGCGCAAGGCTACTTATTTGCGCGGCCCATGCCGGTGGAAGATGCGCTGATTTGGTTAGGGTCACAGTCAGAGCAGGGCCGTTCCAGTAGTGATTAA
- a CDS encoding acyl-CoA desaturase yields the protein MNKPRLIMTNVLVFVVTGLIAFVGAPLWAFSYGFDTTEIVTTVVLFFATGMSITAGYHRLWAHKTYDAHPVVKVVLAIGGAMALQNSILHWCSDHRVHHRHVDVNDKDPYSAKKGFWFSHIGWMLREYQAESYDDYSNCKDLLKDKVVMWQHKHYLAIVLASNFGITALLGWINSDVLSMILLAGVFRLVMVHHVTFFINSLAHYWGSRPYTDTNSARDNGIIALFTFGEGYHNYHHIFEYDYRNGIKWYQYDPTKWLIKSLSFVGLTKNLRTCPEERIEKARLAMQLKYASEKVSMLPNGEEIMQTLHKEYDVLMQKMNDYYTTKKRIMTLRKAHLIRSIDRLELDFKYKELKQSLLLQKEKWLKLSQLEFSFS from the coding sequence ATGAACAAGCCGCGTTTAATTATGACTAACGTGCTGGTCTTTGTGGTGACCGGACTAATCGCCTTTGTAGGCGCGCCTTTATGGGCCTTTTCATACGGATTTGACACCACCGAAATTGTGACCACCGTTGTATTATTTTTTGCCACCGGGATGTCTATTACCGCTGGCTACCACCGTTTGTGGGCCCATAAAACCTATGATGCCCATCCGGTCGTTAAGGTAGTACTCGCGATAGGCGGCGCCATGGCGCTGCAAAACAGTATACTGCACTGGTGTTCAGACCATCGTGTCCACCACCGGCATGTGGATGTTAACGACAAAGACCCCTATTCGGCTAAAAAGGGCTTTTGGTTTTCCCATATTGGCTGGATGCTGCGTGAATATCAGGCAGAGAGTTACGATGATTACAGTAACTGTAAAGACCTGCTTAAAGACAAAGTAGTCATGTGGCAACACAAGCATTACCTGGCTATTGTGTTGGCCTCAAATTTTGGTATTACTGCGCTGCTTGGCTGGATAAACAGTGACGTATTAAGCATGATACTGCTGGCTGGGGTTTTCCGTCTGGTTATGGTTCATCATGTGACATTTTTTATTAACTCACTGGCCCATTACTGGGGAAGCCGTCCTTACACCGATACCAATTCTGCCCGCGATAACGGTATTATTGCGTTGTTTACCTTTGGTGAGGGCTATCACAACTACCACCATATCTTTGAATACGATTACCGCAATGGCATTAAGTGGTATCAGTACGATCCAACTAAATGGCTCATCAAAAGTTTATCTTTTGTTGGATTAACTAAAAATCTGCGTACCTGCCCGGAAGAGCGTATTGAGAAAGCCCGTCTGGCGATGCAGTTAAAATACGCCAGCGAGAAAGTGTCGATGCTGCCAAATGGTGAAGAGATCATGCAGACTTTGCATAAAGAGTACGATGTGCTGATGCAAAAGATGAATGACTATTACACAACCAAAAAACGCATCATGACCTTGCGAAAGGCGCATTTGATTCGAAGCATAGACCGACTGGAGCTCGATTTTAAATATAAAGAGCTAAAGCAGTCACTCTTACTACAGAAAGAAAAGTGGCTCAAACTCAGCCAACTGGAGTTTTCCTTCAGCTAG
- the sthA gene encoding Si-specific NAD(P)(+) transhydrogenase produces MTTKKKPAKQKFQFDAIVIGTGPGGEGAAMQLAKAGKRVAVIEKYKAVGGGCTHWGTIPSKALRHSVSRLIEYNTTPLFADNHVSRNLTFSDIMKHASGVIRSQTRLRSSFYDRNRVSLIHGEASFIDPHTVEITRNDGSKEIITSEKTAIATGSRPYCPKDIDFSHPRIYNSDTILNLDHEPKSIIIYGAGVIGTEYASIFRGLGVKVDLVNMRDRLLSFLDAEISDALSYHLWNNGVVIRHTESYSSVEGREDSVILNLESGKRMRADCLLFANGRTGNTDMLNLNAVGLKADSRGQLKVNENYQTEVENIYAIGDVIGYPSLASAAYNQGRFAAEAMLQGNANAQLVEDIPTGIYTIPEISSVGKNEQELTQMKVPYEVGRAQFKHLARAQIASTQVGSLKILFHRETKEVLGIHCFGERASEIVHIGQAIMQQQGGGNTIEYFINTTFNYPTMAEAYRVAALNGLNRIFSD; encoded by the coding sequence ATGACAACCAAGAAAAAACCAGCTAAACAAAAGTTTCAGTTTGATGCCATTGTAATTGGCACCGGCCCGGGCGGCGAAGGCGCAGCGATGCAGTTGGCAAAAGCCGGTAAACGCGTTGCCGTGATAGAAAAATACAAAGCCGTCGGTGGCGGTTGCACGCATTGGGGAACCATTCCTTCTAAAGCACTGCGCCACTCTGTTAGTCGTCTCATTGAGTACAATACAACCCCTTTGTTTGCCGACAATCATGTGTCCCGTAATCTGACATTTTCTGACATAATGAAACATGCCAGCGGCGTTATCCGCAGTCAAACCCGGCTGCGTTCTTCTTTTTATGATCGCAATCGCGTTTCACTCATCCATGGTGAAGCGAGCTTTATCGATCCTCATACTGTAGAAATTACCCGTAACGATGGCTCTAAAGAAATCATCACCTCAGAAAAAACCGCAATCGCAACCGGTTCGCGCCCGTATTGTCCGAAAGACATCGATTTTAGTCATCCACGTATTTATAACTCCGATACCATTTTAAATCTCGACCACGAACCAAAATCCATCATCATCTATGGTGCTGGTGTTATTGGTACTGAGTACGCGTCAATTTTCAGGGGCCTTGGCGTTAAAGTTGACTTAGTCAATATGCGCGATCGCCTGTTGTCTTTTTTGGATGCGGAAATCTCTGATGCATTAAGTTACCACCTGTGGAACAACGGTGTGGTTATTCGCCATACCGAATCTTACAGCTCCGTAGAAGGGCGCGAAGACTCGGTTATACTTAACCTTGAGTCCGGTAAGCGCATGCGAGCGGATTGCCTGTTATTTGCTAACGGCCGAACCGGTAACACCGACATGCTCAATCTTAACGCTGTGGGCCTCAAAGCAGATTCACGCGGACAGCTAAAGGTTAATGAAAACTATCAGACCGAGGTTGAAAACATTTATGCCATCGGCGATGTTATCGGCTATCCAAGTCTGGCCTCAGCCGCTTACAATCAAGGGCGGTTTGCCGCTGAAGCCATGCTGCAGGGTAACGCCAACGCGCAACTCGTAGAAGACATCCCCACGGGTATTTACACTATCCCGGAAATCAGTTCGGTAGGTAAAAACGAGCAGGAGTTGACGCAGATGAAAGTACCTTATGAGGTTGGCCGTGCGCAGTTTAAACATCTTGCCCGGGCTCAAATTGCCTCTACTCAGGTGGGAAGCCTCAAGATTCTGTTTCATCGTGAGACAAAAGAAGTGCTGGGGATTCACTGCTTTGGTGAGCGTGCCTCGGAGATTGTTCATATCGGTCAGGCGATTATGCAACAACAAGGGGGGGGTAACACCATCGAGTACTTTATCAACACCACCTTTAATTACCCTACAATGGCAGAAGCATACCGTGTTGCAGCGCTAAATGGGTTAAATCGTATTTTCAGTGACTAA
- a CDS encoding bifunctional diguanylate cyclase/phosphodiesterase, with product MSAEYDNDELVFLDEDSHQELELKHTKHWNILIVDDDEEIHTVTRLALSDLEVHDRKLQFIHAYSGAEAKAKLREHNRDIAMILLDVVMETDDAGLQVVQYLREELKLHEPRIILRTGQPGFAPEEQVVKTYDINDYKTKTELTRAKLLTSVIASIRSYQQILTINQSRLGLQKIIRSSANLLEEHSVKGFCEGIVTQISSLIGLEAEGIVCARAGSVLDRDDNGVYVLGAAGNYAPFINERIENLHNALIVENVGRCLRLKKHIFEAGVSILFLNSSGFEAAVYLNLPNEISELDRELLEVFLSSISVGYENVYLFHELRNAAFRDWLTRLPNRNEFINFLDHSKNYHTQDKLCAALIDINQFSDINDGLGQEAGNELLKAVAVRLNECFDIEIKKSRIAADVFGLFGLANEVSPQTINQAFQQPFKAGDNTMPLNVTIGLCVLGNTPEPGVDILRRTNIALNRAKKTPTANYEYFAPEIEEQTTWRLHMIRRLRTEFMARNLELWFQPQVDLSSEAVIGMEGLLRWPDGSGGYISPAEFVPLAEYSGLIVDIGYWVLEESCRRLNELAKMGYPNLRVAVNVSIPQFRDPNFVQSIKQLITHSGIKPGLLELEITESIVMDEPHIVIDALTDLKKFGVTIAIDDFGTGFSSMSYLQKLPLDRLKVDRSFVAEIKPGETAFIAETIVTLGNKLGLITIAEGIEKREQASFMIKLGCDEAQGYLFGRPMPFSSLVEYLAKRKKG from the coding sequence ATGTCTGCGGAATACGATAATGATGAGTTAGTTTTTTTAGATGAAGACAGCCATCAGGAATTAGAGCTTAAGCATACTAAACACTGGAATATCTTAATTGTCGACGACGATGAAGAAATTCACACTGTCACACGATTAGCCTTATCTGATCTGGAAGTCCACGACCGAAAATTGCAGTTTATTCACGCCTATTCCGGCGCCGAAGCTAAAGCCAAGCTTAGAGAGCATAATCGCGATATCGCCATGATATTGCTTGATGTCGTGATGGAAACTGACGACGCAGGTTTACAAGTGGTGCAGTATCTGCGCGAAGAACTAAAGCTGCATGAGCCACGTATTATTTTACGCACAGGTCAACCAGGCTTTGCGCCAGAAGAGCAAGTTGTTAAAACCTACGACATTAACGACTACAAGACCAAGACAGAATTAACCCGCGCCAAGCTATTAACATCGGTCATTGCGTCAATTCGTTCTTACCAGCAAATACTGACCATTAACCAAAGTCGGCTTGGCCTGCAAAAAATCATACGTTCCTCCGCTAATCTTCTTGAAGAGCATTCCGTTAAAGGGTTTTGTGAGGGAATTGTAACGCAAATAAGTTCGTTAATCGGGCTTGAGGCCGAGGGTATCGTCTGTGCCAGGGCGGGCTCTGTGCTCGACCGTGATGACAACGGAGTGTATGTGCTTGGCGCTGCCGGGAACTACGCGCCTTTTATTAATGAACGTATAGAAAATTTGCACAATGCGTTAATTGTCGAAAACGTTGGTCGATGCCTGCGGTTAAAAAAGCATATTTTTGAAGCCGGTGTTTCTATTCTGTTTCTCAATAGCTCGGGGTTTGAAGCGGCAGTCTATTTAAATTTGCCTAACGAGATTAGCGAGCTTGACCGTGAGCTGCTGGAGGTATTCTTAAGCAGTATTTCGGTTGGCTACGAGAACGTCTATTTGTTTCACGAGTTGCGTAACGCGGCCTTTCGTGACTGGCTGACCAGATTGCCCAATCGTAATGAGTTTATCAATTTTCTCGATCATTCAAAAAACTATCATACTCAGGATAAATTGTGCGCTGCACTCATCGATATTAATCAGTTTTCAGATATTAATGACGGGCTCGGCCAGGAAGCCGGTAACGAACTGCTTAAAGCGGTGGCGGTGCGCCTCAACGAATGTTTTGATATTGAGATTAAAAAGAGCCGTATTGCCGCTGATGTATTTGGCCTGTTCGGGCTGGCTAACGAGGTAAGCCCGCAAACGATTAACCAGGCATTTCAACAGCCCTTTAAGGCGGGTGACAATACAATGCCTTTAAATGTCACCATAGGTCTGTGCGTTTTAGGTAACACGCCGGAGCCTGGTGTTGATATTCTCAGACGGACCAATATTGCGTTAAACCGTGCCAAGAAAACGCCAACCGCCAACTATGAGTATTTTGCGCCTGAAATTGAAGAGCAAACCACCTGGCGCTTACATATGATAAGGCGGTTGCGAACTGAATTTATGGCGCGCAATCTGGAATTATGGTTTCAGCCGCAGGTAGATTTATCCAGCGAAGCCGTCATCGGTATGGAAGGGCTGTTGCGCTGGCCCGATGGCAGTGGCGGGTATATTTCGCCAGCCGAATTTGTGCCATTGGCCGAATATTCAGGTCTGATCGTTGATATCGGTTACTGGGTGCTGGAAGAGTCATGCCGACGTTTAAACGAACTGGCTAAAATGGGGTATCCCAATCTTCGGGTTGCTGTGAATGTCTCAATTCCCCAGTTCAGGGATCCCAACTTTGTACAAAGCATTAAGCAGCTCATTACGCATTCCGGCATTAAGCCCGGTTTGCTAGAGCTGGAAATTACCGAAAGCATCGTGATGGATGAGCCACATATCGTTATAGACGCACTGACGGATCTGAAGAAATTTGGTGTCACTATTGCCATTGATGACTTTGGGACCGGGTTTTCGTCTATGAGTTATTTGCAAAAATTACCGCTGGATAGGCTCAAAGTAGACCGTTCGTTTGTGGCTGAGATAAAGCCCGGGGAAACCGCGTTTATTGCTGAAACAATTGTCACACTCGGTAATAAGCTCGGCTTAATCACCATCGCTGAAGGCATTGAAAAACGAGAGCAGGCGAGCTTTATGATTAAACTTGGCTGTGACGAAGCGCAAGGTTATTTGTTTGGCCGTCCTATGCCTTTTAGCAGCCTTGTCGAATATCTGGCAAAACGCAAAAAAGGTTAA